A single genomic interval of Armigeres subalbatus isolate Guangzhou_Male chromosome 1, GZ_Asu_2, whole genome shotgun sequence harbors:
- the LOC134205748 gene encoding uncharacterized protein LOC134205748, translating into MTSSNDIGGGGGGGGGGGGHNGRHHHHHHHRSSSNSQNNIVGRRVSNVSLNNMNNNNNNNNGSTNNINGGFNHNNNSPRMEKENDWDFKKSTKYPDSDDCDSLPPPPPPEDDPYFDDHHSPTTLHHNGHLHHLNLSLDTTPHGGSSPEKPRKHRSNSDSSQTKHHHRNGGLHHKSSNGHHHHHHHHHHHRHGNKNSRADSVLSSDSDIRFTRRKLGDNQKCGCALIAGFLLILLFAGVVVYVGYTYLRPEPLPDRIFRARLRVVEGDYWTPELADQSTSRFQQRARDYRERINLIMRRSDLREPYEGSEILALDGNEDEDLTLHFAMYFDPYAELVSTADLHSILMEEIISDHPRYFRNLTIDPSSLIIKEVLGQFDDIPGTSSSPLGGKDDEVSEVVTTARPPRKCEPLKLNYCRAVGYNLTTYPNLFGHGSIEEVEADLISFRELVDAECFRQAFDFVCRLLQPPCEYRRIEEPVAGKVCRQYCQAFWNGCGDRLPERFKKLLDCERFPESTAIQSCHSRPGCAGELQSNALSSRLCDGVADCPDLSDENTCTFCPYGAIYCGRGRVCYAKNARCDGKMDCPDGSDEKDCLSISPQVTYLTFPPPIVPYRPRFFSEGYAVFSEKGTTGKLCSVGMESNDYVRNTVAESLCKALGFERVDYSQIRNDTEPNTSYVRVLDPRASEISFVRTTCQSKQSLYVSCGQLECGVQSALPSNPNVGLSKMAAPGDWPWMVALFRADTHVCDGTLVSSDWVLTTESCFQGQAKATWMAIFGAVRLTSNAPWMQRRRIIGMVKSPVEGSTAALVRLENPVIYSDFVRPICLPDIPLKETIDRGDIVTPTPHAEKFSKLLPKKRIKEYRQYFETPGDDDTADDYTEITESSRLSANEFSVEFADEGSQVPKAEAVQVTGTKNPYPLPENSPQTNNYISTLNYIGNGFQAPKSKQTLWTNCNTLGWSRQRDHLQRVQLKISDMKPCENVSIATVNSMCTEAAYHKQDCSEEEFAGSPVVCLLPTERKWALVGVASWRIACAPNGIERPRMYDKITSNTQWIRETIAATV; encoded by the exons AAAAGTACAAAATATCCAGACTCTGACGACTGTGATTCGCTTCCACCACCGCCACCCCCCGAGGACGATCCCTATTTTGACGATCACCACTCGCCGACAACGCTCCATCACAACGGCCACCTCCACCACCTGAACCTTAGTCTGGATACGACCCCCCACGGTGGATCCAGTCCCGAGAAACCCCGCAAACATCGATCCAACTCGGATAGCAGCCAAACCAAGCACCATCACCGGAACGGTGGCCTCCATCACAAGTCTTCCAATGggcatcatcatcaccaccaccatcatcaccatcacCGGCACGGGAATAAGAATAGCCGGGCGGACTCGGTCCTGTCCAGCGATTCGGATATTCGGTTCACCCGGAGGAAGCTCGGGGATAACCAGAAGTGTGGCTGTGCGTTGATCGCCGGATTTCTGTTGATTTTGCTGTTCGCGGGGGTTGTCGTCTATGTGGGAT ACACATACCTACGACCAGAACCACTCCCGGATCGGATATTCCGAGCGCGGTTACGAGTAGTGGAAGGCGATTACTGGACACCGGAACTGGCAGATCAGAGCACATCACGATTTCAACAACGGGCGCGGGACTACCGGGAACGGATAAACCTTATCATGCGACGATCGGATCTGAGGGAACCCTACGAAGGAAGCGAAATTTTGGCACTTGATGG CAATGAAGACGAAGATCTGACCCTACACTTTGCGATGTACTTCGACCCGTACGCCGAGCTGGTCTCCACGGCCGATCTGCACTCGATCCTAATGGAGGAGATCATCTCCGACCATCCACGCTATTTCCGCAACCTAACAATCGATCCATCCAGTTTGATCATCAAGGAAGTGCTGGGGCAGTTTGATGACATTCCGGGCACCTCGTCCTCTCCGCTTGGTGGGAAGGACGACGAAGTCAGCGAGGTGGTGACAACTGCGAGACCGCCCCGAAAGTGTGAACCGCTGAAACTGAACTACTGCCGTGCAGTCGGCTACAACTTGACAACGTATCCGAACCTGTTCGGTCACGGTTCGATAGAGGAGGTTGAGGCGGATCTGATTTCGTTTAGGGAGCTGGTGGATGCGGAATGTTTTCGACAGGCGTTTGATTTCGTCTGTCGGTTGCTGCAACCACCGTGCGAGTATCGACGAATTGAGGAACCGGTCGCCGGTAAGGTTTGTCGGCAGTATTGTCAGGCGTTTTGGAATGGTTGCGGTGATCGCTTGCCGGAACGATTCAAGAAGCTTCTGGATTGCGAGCGGTTCCCAGAGTCTACAGCGATACAGTCCTGCCATAGTCGACCGGGATGTGCCGGCGAACTGCAATCGAATGCGTTGTCTTCGCGTTTGTGCGATGGTGTTGCCGATTGCCCGGATCTCTCCGACGAGAACACTTGCACGTTCTGCCCGTACGGAGCGATCTATTGCGGAAGGGGTCGAGTGTGTTATGCGAAGAACGCTCGATGCGATGGAAAGATGGATTGTCCTGACGGAAGTGACGAGAAGGACTGTC TTTCCATTTCGCCTCAAGTAACCTATTTGACGTTCCCGCCACCGATCGTGCCCTATCGGCCTCGATTCTTTTCGGAAGGCTACGCTGTGTTCTCCGAGAAGGGCACCACAGGCAAGCTGTGCTCGGTGGGAATGGAGAGCAACGATTACGTGCGCAATACGGTTGCTGAATCTTTATGCAAAGCGCTTGGCTTCGAGCGGGTTGACTACTCGCAGATTCGCAACGATACGGAACCGAACACAAGCTACGTGAGGGTTTTGGATCCGAGGGCTTCGGAGATCTCGTTCGTTAGAACCACCTGCCAGAGTAAGCAATCGCTGTACgtgagctgtgggcagttggaGTGTGGAGTTCAGTCCGCTCTGCCGAGCAATCCTAATGTGGGGCTGTCGAAGATGGCTGCACCCGGAGATTGGCCCTGGATGGTGGCGCTGTTCCGGGCGGATACGCACGTTTGCGATGGAACACTG GTATCATCAGACTGGGTTCTAACTACGGAGTCATGCTTCCAAGGTCAAGCAAAAGCAACTTGGATGGCGATATTTGGAGCTGTTCGCTTGACTTCCAACGCTCCTTGGATGCAACGCAGACGAATC ATCGGCATGGTGAAATCACCCGTTGAAGGCAGTACCGCTGCGCTGGTGCGCTTGGAAAATCCTGTCATCTACTCAGATTTTGTCCGCCCGATCTGCCTGCCGGACATCCCACTGAAGGAAACCATCGATCGAGGTGACATCGTAACCCCTACTCCACACGCTGAAAAATTCTCCAAACTACTCCCGAAGAAACGCATCAAAGAGTACCGACAGTACTTCGAAACGCCCGGAGATGATGACACCGCTGATGACTACACGGAAATCACCGAATCCTCCCGTCTCTCCGCCAACGAATTCAGCGTAGAATTCGCCGACGAGGGTTCCCAGGTCCCTAAAGCCGAAGCCGTACAGGTCACCGGCACCAAAAACCCATACCCGCTCCCCGAAAATTCCCCACAAACCAACAACTACATCTCCACGCTGAACTATATCGGCAACGGGTTCCAAGCGCCGAAGTCCAAACAAACCCTTTGGACGAACTGCAACACGCTCGGGTGGAGTCGACAGCGGGATCACCTGCAGCGGGTGCAGCTCAAGATCAGCGACATGAAACCGTGCGAGAACGTCTCCATCGCCACCGTCAACAGCATGTGCACGGAGGCGGCCTACCACAAGCAGGACTGCAGCGAGGAGGAGTTTGCCGGAAGTCCCGTAGTGTGTCTTCTGCCGACGGAGCGGAAGTGGGCCCTGGTGGGCGTCGCCTCGTGGAGAATCGCTTGCGCCCCGAACGGCATCGAGCGGCCGCGAATGTACGACAAGATCACGTCCAACACGCAGTGGATTCGGGAAACGATCGCCGCCACTGTGTAG